One segment of Gammaproteobacteria bacterium DNA contains the following:
- a CDS encoding HEAT repeat domain-containing protein translates to MNNDIANQVNAAFAAAREGNYEPVSQLGEQGAGVIPHLQPYLRDENEMVRLQAVALLTAFDDPAAIPLLTQALGDPLQDIRARAALALYERHDPLQLAERPELGEALRASLDQGNDAAAAILLLGYFPDEASLKALEALRDRAGDAQTELATWAPVVPVQLPVAVSLSRLGDRAARLTLLQTSADGSLAEREFLLSVLREIDSLEVLHALASTLDDTHEIGGGAPSGVQPQRRLCDLAVVSLVKRLNLPVNFTVTDQQRFTSGEIDAVRKAMVSGLPR, encoded by the coding sequence ATGAACAATGATATTGCGAATCAAGTCAACGCGGCTTTCGCGGCTGCCCGAGAGGGCAACTACGAACCGGTTTCGCAACTGGGCGAACAAGGCGCTGGCGTCATTCCGCATCTGCAACCGTATCTGCGCGATGAGAATGAGATGGTGCGCCTGCAAGCCGTCGCGCTGTTAACTGCCTTCGATGACCCCGCCGCCATTCCTTTGCTGACGCAGGCCCTGGGCGATCCGTTGCAGGACATCCGCGCTCGGGCGGCGCTGGCGCTTTATGAACGGCATGATCCCCTGCAACTCGCAGAGCGGCCTGAACTTGGCGAGGCGCTACGCGCCAGTCTCGATCAAGGCAATGATGCCGCCGCCGCTATCCTGTTGCTGGGCTACTTCCCGGACGAAGCCAGTCTCAAAGCGCTGGAAGCATTGCGCGACCGGGCCGGGGATGCGCAAACCGAGCTGGCAACCTGGGCGCCGGTCGTGCCCGTCCAGTTACCGGTCGCGGTGAGTCTCTCCCGCCTGGGTGATCGGGCTGCGCGGTTGACGCTGTTGCAAACCAGCGCCGACGGTTCGCTGGCAGAGCGGGAATTTTTATTGTCGGTGCTGCGGGAAATCGACTCACTCGAAGTCTTGCATGCGCTGGCCAGCACGCTGGACGATACCCATGAAATTGGCGGCGGCGCACCCTCTGGCGTTCAGCCCCAGCGGCGGTTGTGCGATCTGGCCGTGGTCAGCTTGGTCAAGCGGCTGAATTTGCCAGTGAACTTTACGGTCACTGACCAACAGCGATTCACTTCCGGGGAAATTGATGCGGTGCGGAAAGCGATGGTGAGCGGTCTTCCCCGGTGA
- a CDS encoding peptidoglycan-binding protein, with protein MATANRMIQKGSTGADVKLLQGLLNQKVPLPKLPQGKKLVEDGIFGSKTDAATRTFQQMKGLKVDGIVGPKTWGALGVTYTGPGAMPAPPAGKPKFEEKKPKDGFDGAVNPPWQMVPMSGQKTVILKNAANLNVVSRNPGIATVEDVPKCFVHGGRELIIKGKTKGTTFIDVKNGATTVASLEIAVKTKKTIQASFHLVEDNAGHKTSRSASSVDGWVKTMNDIFLPQANIQVTKKRAISVKINKDLGTVVRFSKHLPGVPASEHEWDLVTAKGDASADFNVFFVWEYEQDINPNHDDTDAGTLGKNCIFEDHAGTNVGDTLAHELGHTLGVNDFYGAAEKPLLMYGITDQRGQKIPKAHANTMNP; from the coding sequence ATGGCAACTGCAAATCGCATGATTCAAAAGGGTAGCACCGGTGCTGATGTCAAACTGCTGCAAGGGTTACTGAATCAGAAAGTCCCCCTGCCTAAGCTGCCCCAGGGGAAGAAACTGGTGGAAGACGGTATCTTTGGCTCGAAAACTGATGCCGCTACGCGCACCTTCCAGCAAATGAAGGGATTGAAGGTCGATGGGATTGTTGGTCCGAAGACCTGGGGAGCGCTGGGCGTTACTTATACCGGTCCGGGTGCAATGCCCGCGCCGCCCGCCGGCAAACCCAAGTTCGAGGAGAAAAAACCCAAGGATGGGTTTGATGGCGCGGTCAACCCTCCCTGGCAGATGGTCCCCATGAGCGGGCAAAAGACGGTCATTCTGAAGAATGCCGCCAATCTCAATGTGGTCAGTCGCAACCCCGGCATCGCTACGGTCGAAGATGTCCCGAAGTGTTTCGTGCATGGCGGACGGGAATTGATCATCAAGGGCAAGACCAAGGGTACGACATTTATTGATGTCAAGAATGGCGCCACCACGGTGGCCAGTCTGGAAATTGCGGTCAAAACCAAAAAAACCATTCAGGCGTCATTTCATCTGGTCGAGGATAACGCAGGTCATAAAACCAGTCGCAGCGCCAGCAGCGTGGATGGTTGGGTCAAGACCATGAACGATATTTTCCTGCCGCAGGCCAATATTCAGGTCACCAAGAAGCGGGCGATCAGCGTCAAGATCAACAAGGATCTGGGCACCGTGGTGCGCTTCTCCAAGCATTTGCCTGGGGTGCCTGCCAGCGAACATGAATGGGATCTGGTCACCGCCAAGGGCGACGCTTCCGCCGACTTTAATGTATTTTTCGTCTGGGAATATGAACAGGACATCAATCCTAATCACGATGACACCGACGCGGGTACGCTGGGTAAGAATTGTATTTTCGAAGATCACGCCGGGACGAATGTGGGCGATACGCTGGCCCATGAGCTGGGGCACACGCTCGGAGTGAACGATTTCTACGGCGCGGCTGAGAAGCCCTTGTTGATGTATGGGATCACCGATCAGCGTGGCCAGAAAATTCCCAAGGCCCACGCGAACACCATGAACCCATGA